A single Pseudomonas sp. MM223 DNA region contains:
- a CDS encoding 2-haloacrylate reductase, with protein sequence MAIRITFDCTGSADVMQTEHVQAQPPGPGQVWLEQAAMGVNPLDLLQRKGGAPLALPSGLGLEGAGRVTAVGDGVHNVQVGDRVAYAMGPVGAYASGRLFPAERLVKLPPQLEDEAAAAVLFKGITAQYLLKTTYAVGPGTQVLLYGAAGALGQLMAPWARHLGATVIGVVSRPQSVARAQAAGCHHVLVFDAATLAGEVRKLTQGQGVDVAYDCVGKVSLEASLDSLRVRGLLVSFGGTSGAPAAIEVATLNAKGSLYLTRPSLAAHTRTVEEYQQRAAGVLAAVAEGIIQPRVWRRYPLAEVARAHRDLEQGLSEGALVLTA encoded by the coding sequence ATGGCTATCCGTATCACTTTCGATTGCACCGGCAGCGCCGACGTCATGCAGACTGAACACGTGCAAGCACAACCCCCAGGGCCCGGCCAGGTCTGGCTGGAGCAGGCAGCCATGGGTGTGAACCCGTTGGACCTGTTGCAGCGCAAGGGCGGTGCGCCCCTTGCCTTGCCTTCCGGCTTGGGGCTGGAAGGCGCAGGCCGGGTCACCGCCGTCGGTGATGGGGTGCACAACGTGCAGGTGGGGGACCGGGTCGCTTATGCCATGGGGCCGGTCGGTGCCTACGCCAGCGGCCGGTTGTTCCCGGCCGAGCGGCTGGTCAAGCTACCGCCGCAGCTGGAAGACGAGGCCGCCGCAGCGGTGCTGTTCAAAGGCATCACGGCCCAGTACTTGCTGAAAACCACTTACGCTGTGGGCCCGGGTACCCAGGTGCTGCTGTACGGTGCTGCCGGTGCCTTGGGCCAGCTGATGGCGCCTTGGGCGCGGCATCTCGGGGCGACGGTGATTGGCGTGGTATCGCGCCCGCAAAGTGTGGCCAGGGCCCAGGCGGCGGGTTGTCACCATGTACTGGTGTTCGACGCGGCAACGCTGGCCGGCGAAGTGCGAAAGCTGACCCAGGGGCAGGGCGTGGACGTGGCCTATGACTGTGTCGGCAAGGTGTCGCTGGAAGCCTCGCTGGACAGCCTGAGGGTGCGGGGCCTGCTGGTGTCGTTCGGGGGCACTTCCGGTGCGCCGGCGGCGATAGAGGTGGCCACGCTCAATGCCAAGGGCTCGCTCTACCTGACCCGGCCGTCGCTGGCGGCACATACACGCACGGTCGAGGAATACCAGCAGCGCGCCGCCGGTGTGCTGGCAGCCGTCGCCGAGGGTATCATCCAGCCTCGGGTCTGGCGTCGCTACCCGCTGGCCGAAGTGGCCAGGGCCCACCGGGACCTGGAGCAAGGGCTGTCGGAGGGCGCGCTGGTCCTTACCGCCTGA
- the dmlR_10 gene encoding HTH-type transcriptional regulator DmlR (*Name dmlR_10): MDAFDSRRADELATLLALHEQGSFAAAGRQLERHPTVLSKRLSALEARLGIRLVERSTRQLRFTDEGQRLVAKVREANRLIAEAEQEAAEGAAMVRGRLRLALPAAMGRRWLSGMLADFVLAYPQVTVEAEYADRFVDLIGEGFDAAIRIGELADNRLVARKLCDHVRILCASPEYLARHGTPVQPEELSVHNCLCFSGLRSFPEWRLMNAKRQASVKVAGNLRSNDNEALLEAARRGVGILAGGDWLMGEDLASGRLVRVLPQWQLDVAAGIYLVRPTARLNTAALAAFKAWLEDRFKGGAPWRP; the protein is encoded by the coding sequence ATGGATGCCTTCGACAGTCGCCGCGCCGATGAACTTGCCACCTTGCTGGCCCTGCACGAGCAGGGCTCGTTTGCCGCTGCCGGGCGGCAGCTGGAGCGCCACCCCACGGTACTGTCGAAGCGCCTGAGTGCGCTGGAGGCGCGGTTGGGCATTCGCCTGGTGGAGCGCAGCACGCGGCAGCTGCGTTTTACCGATGAGGGTCAGCGGTTGGTGGCCAAGGTGCGCGAGGCCAACCGGCTGATCGCCGAAGCGGAACAGGAAGCTGCCGAGGGTGCGGCAATGGTTCGCGGGCGTTTGCGCCTGGCACTGCCGGCAGCCATGGGGCGGCGTTGGTTGAGCGGGATGCTGGCCGACTTTGTGCTGGCCTATCCGCAGGTGACGGTAGAGGCCGAGTATGCCGACCGTTTCGTCGACCTGATCGGCGAGGGCTTCGATGCCGCCATCCGCATTGGTGAGCTGGCGGACAATCGCCTGGTGGCCAGGAAGTTGTGCGATCACGTGCGCATCCTCTGCGCATCGCCCGAGTACCTTGCTCGGCATGGCACGCCTGTACAGCCGGAAGAATTATCTGTTCACAATTGCTTGTGTTTCAGTGGCTTACGTTCATTTCCTGAATGGCGATTGATGAATGCTAAGCGGCAGGCGAGCGTGAAGGTCGCTGGCAATCTGCGCAGCAACGACAATGAAGCGTTGCTTGAGGCAGCGCGGCGTGGCGTGGGCATTCTTGCCGGGGGAGACTGGTTGATGGGGGAAGACCTGGCCAGCGGTCGCCTGGTACGGGTGCTGCCGCAGTGGCAGCTGGACGTGGCGGCGGGCATTTACCTGGTGCGGCCGACCGCGCGCTTGAACACAGCGGCCCTGGCTGCATTCAAGGCCTGGCTGGAAGACCGCTTCAAGGGCGGCGCACCTTGGCGGCCCTGA
- the lutR_2 gene encoding HTH-type transcriptional regulator LutR (*Name lutR_2), with translation MTEQQVQARTRRKPRSLAQELVTVLTERIRSGQLKRGDKLPTESQIMVEEGVSRTVVREAISRLQAAGQVETRHGIGTFVLDAPASGGFRIDPATVVTLREVLAVLELRIALEIESAGLAAQRRSDEELAGMRAALDELNEGAAHANDAVSADFQFHLRIAQASGNHYFADIINHLGTSIIPRTRVNSARLARDDQAHYMSRLMHEHEAIYEAIARRDSEGAKMAMRMHLSNSRERLRQVHEEAEAQGV, from the coding sequence ATGACAGAGCAACAGGTACAGGCAAGGACCCGGCGCAAGCCGCGTAGTCTGGCCCAGGAACTGGTCACAGTGCTGACCGAACGCATTCGCAGTGGCCAGCTCAAACGTGGCGACAAGCTGCCGACCGAATCGCAGATCATGGTCGAAGAGGGCGTCAGCCGCACCGTGGTGCGTGAGGCGATCTCGCGGCTGCAGGCGGCCGGGCAGGTCGAAACCCGCCATGGCATCGGTACGTTCGTGCTGGACGCGCCAGCGTCGGGGGGCTTTCGCATCGACCCGGCGACTGTGGTCACCCTGCGTGAAGTGCTGGCGGTGCTGGAGTTGCGCATTGCTTTGGAGATCGAGTCGGCGGGCCTGGCGGCGCAGCGGCGCAGCGATGAAGAGCTGGCAGGCATGCGTGCAGCGCTGGACGAGCTCAACGAAGGGGCGGCCCATGCCAATGATGCGGTGTCGGCGGACTTCCAGTTCCACCTGCGCATTGCCCAGGCCAGCGGCAACCACTACTTCGCCGACATCATCAACCACCTGGGCACCAGCATCATCCCGCGTACCCGAGTGAACTCGGCGCGGCTGGCCCGTGATGACCAGGCGCATTACATGAGCCGGTTGATGCATGAGCACGAGGCGATTTATGAAGCAATCGCCCGGCGTGACAGCGAAGGGGCAAAGATGGCCATGCGCATGCACCTGAGCAATAGCCGGGAGCGCTTGCGCCAGGTGCATGAAGAGGCTGAGGCGCAAGGGGTCTGA
- a CDS encoding Alpha-ketoglutaric semialdehyde dehydrogenase, with protein MPEILGHNFIAGQRSAAGPQRLQSLDASTGEALPYSFAQASEAEVDQAAKAAAAAFAEFRQLPPARRAEFLDAIAAELDELDDAFVAIVCRETALPAARIQGERGRTSGQMRLFAQVLRRGDFLGARIDLALPERQPLPRVDLRQMRIGVGPVAVFGASNFPLAFSTAGGDTAAALAAGCPVVFKAHSGHMATADLVGCAIVRAAERTGMPKGVFNMVFGGGVGEWLVKHPAIQAVGFTGSLKGGDALCRMAAERPQPIPVFAEMSSINPVIILPAALAKRGEAIARELAGSVCMGAGQFCTNPGLVIGLQSPQYSQLLIELGQHLDQQAGQTMLNAGGLRSYVGGLEHLQAHAGIEHLAGQAQEGSQARAQLFKADARLLVESDPLLQEEVFGPTTVAVEVQDNDQLRAALLGLRGQLTATLIGEAEDFEAYAWLVPLLEEKVGRILINGYPTGVEVCDAMVHGGPYPATSDARGTSVGTLAIDRFLRPVCYQNYPQALLPEALRDGNPLGLRRLVNGQWSDKAV; from the coding sequence ATGCCTGAAATCCTCGGCCACAACTTCATCGCCGGCCAGCGCAGCGCCGCTGGCCCACAGCGCCTGCAGAGCCTGGACGCCAGCACTGGCGAAGCCCTGCCCTACAGCTTTGCTCAAGCCAGCGAAGCCGAAGTAGACCAAGCCGCCAAGGCCGCCGCTGCCGCTTTCGCCGAGTTCCGCCAACTGCCCCCGGCCCGCCGCGCCGAATTCCTCGACGCCATTGCCGCCGAACTGGACGAACTGGACGACGCCTTCGTCGCCATCGTCTGCCGCGAGACCGCCTTGCCCGCTGCCCGCATTCAAGGTGAGCGTGGCCGCACCAGCGGCCAGATGCGCCTGTTTGCCCAAGTATTGCGCCGTGGTGATTTCCTCGGTGCCCGTATCGACCTGGCCTTGCCCGAGCGCCAGCCGCTGCCACGCGTGGACCTGCGCCAGATGCGCATTGGCGTTGGCCCGGTCGCCGTGTTCGGTGCCAGCAACTTCCCGCTGGCCTTCTCTACTGCCGGCGGCGACACCGCAGCTGCACTGGCTGCCGGTTGCCCGGTGGTGTTCAAGGCGCACAGCGGCCACATGGCCACCGCTGACCTGGTGGGTTGCGCCATCGTGCGCGCCGCCGAGCGCACCGGTATGCCCAAGGGCGTGTTCAACATGGTGTTCGGTGGTGGTGTGGGCGAGTGGCTGGTCAAGCACCCGGCCATCCAGGCCGTTGGTTTCACCGGTTCGCTCAAAGGTGGCGACGCCCTGTGCCGCATGGCCGCCGAGCGCCCGCAGCCGATTCCCGTGTTCGCCGAGATGTCCAGCATCAACCCGGTCATCATCCTGCCAGCCGCCCTGGCCAAGCGCGGCGAGGCCATCGCCCGCGAACTGGCCGGTTCTGTGTGCATGGGTGCCGGGCAGTTTTGCACCAACCCGGGGTTGGTGATCGGCCTGCAATCGCCACAATACAGTCAGCTTCTGATCGAACTTGGCCAGCACCTGGACCAGCAGGCCGGGCAAACCATGCTCAACGCGGGTGGCCTGCGCAGCTACGTTGGCGGCCTTGAACACCTGCAAGCCCATGCCGGTATCGAGCACCTGGCCGGTCAGGCGCAGGAAGGCAGCCAGGCCCGCGCCCAGCTGTTCAAGGCCGATGCTCGCCTGCTGGTCGAGTCTGACCCGCTGCTGCAAGAAGAAGTGTTCGGCCCCACCACCGTGGCCGTAGAAGTGCAGGACAACGACCAACTGCGCGCCGCCCTGCTGGGCCTGCGTGGCCAGTTGACTGCCACCCTGATCGGCGAAGCCGAAGACTTCGAGGCCTATGCCTGGCTGGTGCCGCTGCTGGAAGAAAAAGTTGGCCGTATCCTGATCAATGGTTACCCGACCGGCGTTGAAGTGTGTGATGCCATGGTCCACGGCGGGCCGTATCCAGCAACCTCGGATGCACGCGGCACCTCGGTCGGCACCTTGGCCATCGACCGCTTCCTGCGCCCGGTGTGCTACCAGAACTACCCGCAGGCGTTGCTGCCTGAGGCGCTACGTGACGGCAACCCGCTTGGCCTACGCCGACTGGTGAATGGGCAGTGGAGTGACAAGGCAGTCTGA
- the garD_2 gene encoding Galactarate dehydratase (L-threo-forming) (*Name garD_2): MQLIEHSDSPRYVRLHDDDNVVVVVNDGGLGEGARFADGLTLVEGVPQSHKVATVAIAKGEPVRRYGQIIGYALEDLRQGSWVQESQLAMPAAPELDSLPRCDAVPQPLPPLEGFTFEGYRNADGTVGTRNILGITTTVQCVTGVLEHAVKRIRSELLPKYPNVDDVVAITHSYGCGVAINARDAYIPIRTVRNLARNPNLGGEALVISLGCEKLQAGQVMHDNDPSVDLSDPWLYRLQDASLGFVEMIEQIMELAETRLKKLDQRRRETVPASELILGMQCGGSDAFSGITANPALGYAADLLVRAGATVLFSEVTEVRDAIYMLTSRAENQDVAGALIREMDWYDRYLQQGAADRSANTTPGNKKGGLSNIVEKSLGSIVKSGSGAIQGVLGPGERVTRKGLIFCATPASDFVCGTLQLAAGMNLHVFTTGRGTPYGLAMAPVVKVCTRTELAQRWPDLIDVDAGRIATGRSTIEELGWELFHYYLDVASGRKQTWAEQHRLHNDITLFNPAPIT; encoded by the coding sequence ATGCAGTTGATCGAACATTCCGACTCGCCCCGCTACGTCCGCCTGCACGACGACGACAACGTCGTGGTAGTGGTCAACGACGGCGGCCTGGGTGAAGGCGCCCGTTTTGCCGACGGCCTGACCCTGGTCGAAGGCGTACCACAAAGCCACAAGGTGGCCACCGTGGCCATCGCCAAGGGCGAACCTGTGCGCCGCTACGGGCAAATCATCGGCTACGCGCTGGAAGACTTGCGCCAAGGCAGCTGGGTGCAGGAAAGCCAGCTGGCCATGCCGGCCGCCCCGGAGCTGGACAGCCTGCCGCGCTGCGACGCCGTCCCACAACCGCTGCCGCCGCTCGAAGGCTTCACGTTCGAAGGCTACCGCAACGCCGACGGCACCGTCGGTACCCGCAACATCCTCGGTATCACCACCACCGTGCAGTGCGTAACCGGCGTGCTGGAGCATGCGGTCAAGCGCATTCGCAGCGAACTGCTGCCCAAGTACCCCAACGTCGATGACGTGGTTGCCATCACCCACAGCTACGGCTGCGGCGTGGCCATCAACGCCCGCGATGCCTACATTCCGATCCGCACCGTGCGCAATCTGGCGCGCAACCCCAACCTGGGTGGCGAGGCGCTGGTTATCAGCCTCGGCTGCGAAAAGCTGCAAGCCGGCCAGGTAATGCACGACAACGACCCGTCGGTCGACCTCAGCGACCCATGGCTGTACCGCTTGCAGGACGCCAGCCTGGGCTTTGTGGAAATGATCGAACAGATCATGGAACTGGCCGAAACCCGCCTGAAGAAACTCGACCAACGCCGCCGCGAAACCGTACCGGCCAGTGAGTTGATCCTTGGCATGCAATGCGGTGGCAGCGATGCGTTCTCGGGCATCACCGCCAACCCGGCGCTGGGCTACGCCGCAGACTTGCTGGTACGCGCCGGCGCCACCGTGCTGTTCTCGGAAGTGACCGAGGTGCGCGACGCCATCTACATGTTGACCTCACGCGCCGAAAACCAGGACGTCGCCGGTGCCTTGATACGCGAAATGGACTGGTACGACCGCTACCTGCAACAAGGCGCCGCCGACCGCAGCGCCAACACGACGCCGGGTAACAAGAAAGGTGGCTTGTCCAATATCGTCGAGAAGTCGCTGGGGTCGATCGTCAAGTCCGGCAGCGGTGCCATCCAGGGCGTGCTCGGCCCGGGCGAGCGGGTAACGCGCAAGGGCCTGATCTTCTGCGCCACCCCGGCCAGCGACTTTGTCTGCGGCACCTTGCAACTGGCCGCCGGCATGAACCTGCATGTGTTCACCACCGGCCGAGGCACCCCCTACGGGCTGGCCATGGCGCCAGTGGTCAAGGTGTGTACGCGCACAGAACTGGCCCAGCGTTGGCCCGACCTGATCGATGTCGACGCAGGGCGCATCGCAACAGGCCGCTCGACCATCGAAGAGCTGGGCTGGGAACTGTTCCACTACTACCTGGACGTGGCCAGCGGCCGCAAGCAGACCTGGGCCGAGCAGCACCGCCTGCACAACGACATCACCCTGTTCAACCCGGCACCGATTACCTGA
- the gudP_4 gene encoding putative glucarate transporter (*Name gudP_4), translated as MQATKKTHVRYLILFMLFLVTTINYADRATIAIAGSSLQKDLGIDAVTLGYIFSAFGWAYVAGQIPGGWLLDRFGSKNVYAFSIFTWSLFTLLQGFVGGLPVAWAVVTLFTLRFLVGFAEAPSFPGNARIVAAWFPTQERGTASAIFNSAQYFATALFAPIMGWIVFSFGWEHVFVVMGALGIVFSMVWLKTIHNPRQHPRISQSELEHIEQNGGLVDMDQKRGNDGPKWGYIKQLLTSRMLLGVYLGQYCINAITYFFLTWFPVYLVQERGMTILKAGFIASLPAVCGFIGGVLGGVISDWLLRRGNSLTFSRKLPIVCGLLLSTTMVFCNYVDAEWMVVGFMTLAFFGKGIGALGWAVVADTSPKQIAGLSGGLFNTFGNIASITTPIVIGYIISATGSFKWALVYVGANALVAVFSYLVIVGPIKRIELRDDAPKPQAEPAANGELASSRH; from the coding sequence ATGCAAGCGACTAAAAAGACGCATGTGCGCTACCTGATCCTGTTCATGCTGTTTCTGGTGACCACGATCAACTATGCCGACCGCGCTACCATCGCAATCGCAGGCTCCAGCCTGCAGAAAGACCTCGGCATTGACGCCGTAACCCTCGGTTATATCTTCTCCGCCTTTGGATGGGCTTACGTGGCTGGCCAGATTCCTGGTGGCTGGCTGCTGGATCGCTTCGGTTCCAAAAACGTCTACGCCTTCAGCATCTTCACCTGGTCGCTGTTCACCCTGTTGCAGGGTTTTGTCGGTGGCCTGCCGGTTGCCTGGGCTGTTGTTACCCTCTTCACCTTGCGCTTTCTGGTTGGTTTCGCCGAAGCCCCGTCGTTCCCGGGTAACGCGCGCATCGTCGCCGCCTGGTTCCCGACTCAAGAGCGCGGTACCGCCTCAGCCATCTTCAACTCGGCGCAGTACTTTGCCACGGCGCTGTTCGCCCCGATCATGGGCTGGATCGTGTTCAGCTTCGGCTGGGAGCACGTGTTCGTGGTCATGGGCGCACTGGGCATCGTGTTTTCCATGGTATGGCTGAAAACCATCCACAACCCGCGCCAACACCCACGCATCAGCCAAAGCGAGCTTGAACACATCGAGCAGAACGGCGGCCTGGTAGACATGGACCAGAAGCGCGGCAATGACGGCCCGAAATGGGGCTACATCAAGCAACTGCTGACCAGCCGCATGCTGCTGGGCGTATACCTGGGCCAGTACTGCATCAACGCCATCACCTACTTCTTCCTCACCTGGTTCCCTGTGTACCTGGTGCAGGAACGTGGCATGACCATCCTCAAGGCCGGCTTTATCGCCTCTCTGCCGGCGGTTTGCGGCTTCATTGGTGGCGTGCTGGGCGGCGTGATTTCCGACTGGCTGCTGCGCCGTGGCAACTCGCTGACATTCTCGCGCAAACTGCCAATCGTGTGCGGCCTGCTGCTGTCGACCACCATGGTGTTCTGCAACTACGTCGATGCCGAGTGGATGGTGGTCGGCTTCATGACCCTGGCGTTCTTCGGCAAGGGCATTGGCGCGCTGGGCTGGGCAGTGGTGGCAGACACCTCGCCGAAGCAGATCGCCGGGTTGTCCGGCGGCCTGTTCAACACCTTCGGCAACATCGCCTCGATCACCACCCCTATCGTGATCGGCTACATCATCAGCGCCACCGGCTCGTTCAAGTGGGCGCTGGTGTACGTGGGTGCCAACGCACTGGTAGCGGTGTTCAGCTACCTGGTGATCGTCGGCCCGATCAAGCGTATCGAGTTGCGCGACGATGCCCCAAAGCCACAGGCTGAGCCTGCCGCCAACGGCGAACTGGCCAGCTCGCGTCACTGA
- a CDS encoding putative 5-dehydro-4-deoxyglucarate dehydratase encodes MNPQELKSILSHGLLSFPVTDFNAQGDFNQAGYIKRLEWLAPYGASALFAAGGTGEFFSLAASEYSQVIKTAVDTCATSVPILAGVGGSTRQAIEYAQEAERLGAKGLLLLPHYLTEASQDGVAAHVEAVCKSVKIGVVVYNRNVCRLNADLLEKLAERCPNLIGYKDGLGDIELMVSIRRRLGDRFSYLGGLPTAEVYAAAYKALGVPVYSSAVFNFVPKTAMDFYNAIARDDHAAVAKLIDDFFLPYLDIRNRKAGYAVSIVKAGAKIAGYDAGPVRTPLTDLTAEEYEMLAALMDKMGPQ; translated from the coding sequence ATGAATCCACAAGAACTTAAATCCATCCTCTCCCACGGCCTGCTGTCTTTCCCGGTCACCGACTTCAACGCCCAAGGTGATTTCAACCAGGCTGGCTACATCAAACGCCTGGAATGGCTGGCCCCGTACGGCGCCAGCGCCCTGTTCGCTGCCGGCGGCACCGGTGAGTTCTTTTCCTTGGCCGCCAGCGAATACAGCCAGGTGATCAAGACGGCCGTCGACACCTGTGCTACCTCGGTGCCTATCCTCGCTGGCGTTGGTGGCTCTACCCGCCAGGCAATCGAATACGCACAGGAGGCCGAGCGCCTGGGTGCCAAGGGCCTGTTGCTGCTGCCGCATTACCTGACCGAAGCCAGCCAGGACGGCGTCGCCGCCCACGTCGAAGCCGTCTGCAAGTCGGTGAAAATCGGCGTGGTGGTATACAACCGTAATGTCTGCCGCCTGAATGCCGACCTGCTGGAAAAACTGGCCGAGCGCTGCCCGAACCTGATCGGCTACAAGGATGGCCTGGGTGATATCGAGCTGATGGTGTCGATCCGTCGCCGCCTGGGCGACCGCTTCAGCTACCTGGGTGGGCTGCCGACCGCCGAAGTGTATGCTGCGGCCTACAAGGCCCTGGGCGTGCCGGTATACTCCTCTGCCGTGTTCAACTTCGTACCGAAGACCGCCATGGACTTCTACAACGCCATCGCCCGTGACGACCACGCCGCCGTGGCCAAGCTGATCGACGATTTCTTCCTGCCATACCTGGACATCCGCAACCGCAAGGCCGGCTACGCCGTGAGCATCGTCAAGGCCGGCGCCAAGATTGCCGGTTACGACGCCGGCCCCGTGCGTACCCCGCTGACCGACCTCACCGCAGAGGAGTACGAGATGCTCGCCGCGCTGATGGACAAGATGGGCCCGCAGTAA
- the puuD_2 gene encoding Gamma-glutamyl-gamma-aminobutyrate hydrolase PuuD (*Name puuD_2), translating to MSNSNIGNKQPSLRKPVVLMTMGSQERKGHDYQVMTHKYITPLVEFSDCVPVLVPTCCGTEDLDTYLDMADGVYLTGAGSNIDPALYGQENETPGKGQDKNRDLFDIPLVKAAIKRGLPIFGICRGMQEINVALGGDIYQKVYAEPGFNDHRENPEDPVEVQYAQVHGVKIKPGSWLRDTLGTDEIRVNSLHGQGLRTLGAGIEAIALAEDGLVEAIHAPSISPFLFAVQWHPEWQAAKNPDSIKMFQAFGDACRAQVRKAQIKRQHAA from the coding sequence ATGTCCAACAGCAACATTGGCAACAAGCAACCTTCCCTGCGCAAACCCGTCGTCCTGATGACCATGGGCAGCCAAGAGCGCAAAGGCCATGACTATCAGGTCATGACCCACAAATACATCACCCCGCTGGTCGAGTTCTCCGATTGCGTCCCGGTACTGGTGCCCACCTGCTGCGGCACTGAAGACCTCGACACTTATCTGGACATGGCCGACGGCGTGTACCTGACCGGCGCCGGCAGCAACATCGACCCGGCCCTGTACGGCCAGGAGAATGAAACCCCAGGCAAGGGCCAGGACAAAAACCGCGATTTGTTCGACATTCCGCTGGTGAAAGCGGCGATCAAGCGTGGCCTGCCGATCTTCGGCATCTGCCGTGGCATGCAGGAAATCAACGTGGCCCTGGGTGGCGACATCTACCAGAAGGTATACGCCGAGCCTGGCTTCAACGACCACCGGGAAAACCCGGAAGACCCGGTTGAAGTGCAGTACGCCCAGGTGCATGGGGTGAAAATCAAGCCGGGCAGCTGGCTGCGTGACACCCTGGGTACCGACGAAATTCGCGTCAACTCGCTGCATGGCCAAGGCCTGCGCACGCTCGGCGCCGGCATCGAAGCCATCGCCCTGGCCGAAGACGGCCTGGTCGAGGCCATTCACGCCCCGAGCATTTCGCCATTCCTGTTCGCGGTGCAGTGGCACCCAGAGTGGCAAGCTGCGAAGAACCCGGATTCGATCAAGATGTTCCAGGCCTTCGGCGATGCTTGCCGTGCCCAGGTACGCAAGGCGCAGATCAAGCGCCAGCACGCTGCCTGA
- the glnQ_3 gene encoding Glutamine transport ATP-binding protein GlnQ (*Name glnQ_3), whose protein sequence is MTAPLSLASLAPEADPRPVLIRIEGLNKHYGAFQVLHNIDLQVREGERIVLCGPSGSGKSTLIRCINRLEVAQQGIIQVDGIDLAATTREAAQVRSDIGMVFQHFNLFPHMSVLDNCLLAPTSVRGLSRKDAEERARMYLSKVGIESQAHKYPSQLSGGQQQRVAIARALCMKPRIMLFDEPTSALDPEMVAEVLDVLVQLAGTGMTMLCVTHEMGFARQVAERVLFLEGGRIIEDSPPQVFFNQPRTERAKAFLAQILH, encoded by the coding sequence ATGACCGCACCACTGAGCCTTGCAAGCCTTGCCCCCGAAGCCGATCCACGCCCGGTGCTGATTCGCATCGAAGGCCTGAACAAGCACTACGGCGCTTTTCAGGTGCTGCACAACATCGACCTGCAGGTGCGCGAAGGCGAACGCATCGTGTTGTGTGGGCCTTCCGGCTCGGGCAAGTCAACCCTGATCCGCTGCATCAACCGCCTGGAAGTGGCCCAGCAAGGCATCATCCAGGTAGACGGCATCGACCTGGCCGCCACCACCCGTGAAGCGGCGCAGGTGCGCAGCGACATCGGCATGGTGTTCCAGCACTTCAACCTGTTCCCGCACATGAGCGTGCTCGACAACTGCCTGCTGGCCCCCACCAGCGTGCGCGGGCTGTCGCGCAAGGACGCCGAAGAACGGGCGCGCATGTACCTGAGCAAGGTGGGTATCGAAAGCCAGGCACACAAGTACCCCAGCCAGCTTTCCGGCGGCCAGCAGCAGCGCGTGGCAATTGCCCGGGCACTGTGCATGAAGCCGCGGATCATGCTGTTTGACGAGCCTACTTCGGCGCTGGACCCGGAAATGGTCGCTGAAGTGCTGGATGTGCTGGTGCAGCTGGCCGGCACCGGCATGACCATGCTTTGCGTCACCCATGAAATGGGCTTTGCCCGGCAGGTGGCCGAGCGGGTGCTGTTCCTTGAGGGTGGGCGGATCATCGAAGACAGCCCGCCGCAGGTGTTCTTCAACCAGCCGCGTACCGAGCGGGCCAAGGCGTTTCTGGCGCAGATACTGCACTAA